The genomic window CTTTAGAACTTTTAATCGCTGCCGCCCAGTCTGCCGCTACATCTTCCAATCTGCAAACCTGGAGTGTAGTAGCGATCGAAGATCCTGCCAGGAAAGAAATTTTGGCTCAATTGGCAGGAAATCAAGCTCATATTCGCCAATGTCCGTTATTTTTAGTTTGGTTGGCAGATTTGGCACGACTGCATCATCTTGCTATACAACGAGGATTACCTGCTCAAGGTTTAGATTATTTAGAAATGTTTGTTACAGCAACAATTGATGCAGCGTTGGCAGCACAAAACGCGACAGTAGCAGCCGAATCTTTAGGTTTGGGTACGGTTTATATTGGCGGAATGCGAAACCATCCCGAAAAAGTTGCCGAAACCCTTCAATTACCGCCTCACTTGTTTGCTGTTTTTGGTTTGTGTGTGGGTTATCTCGATCCGGCGAAACCTGCGGCAGTGAAACCTCGTTTACCGCAAGCTGCCGTTCTCCATCGGGAAACCTATCATCTCAGTCAACAAGCAGAAGCGATCTCTGAGTATAACGATATTATGCAAAAATTTTACGAATCACAGCGGATGAACGTAGCAGGAGATTGGGTTGAACATTCATTAAAACGAGTGGCAACAGCGCAAGCATTAAATGGGCGCGATCGATTGAAAGAAATCTTGCAAAAACTTGGATTCCCACTCCTTTAAAGAGATAAGTTTGCTCAACATCGAAGTTGATAATAAAAGCAAAAATTACTCATCGTTAACTTTTCCGCGCAATGTCTTGATTTGCGATCGCTTAGTTTTGCTATCCAGACGTTTCTGTTGAGAACTGCGAGTTGGTTTGCTCTTTTTCCGGGGTTTGGGAACTGCGATCGCACTTTTAATCAAATCTTGCAGTCGTTGCAATGCTTCTTCTCGATTCTGTTCTTGAGTGCGATGTTCTTGCGCTTTAATCACAATCACACCTTCTTTGGTAAGGCGCTGGTCGTTCAATTTCAACAGTCGCTCTTTGTAGCGATCGGGTAATGAAGAAGCGATAATATCAAAACGTAGGTGAATCGCCGTCGCCACCTTATTTACATTTTGTCCCCCCGATCCCTGAGAGCGAACGGCACTCATTTCGATTTCATCTTCTGGAATAGCGACTGTGTTGGAAATTTGCAACATTATTCAAACTAAATTGAAACAAGAGCGAATACATCCATACTAAAGGTTAAAATTGAGGAGAGCGCGTTGCGATCGAACTATGGCAAAACAGGAAGAACCCCTCACAGGAGAAGCACTCATCAAAGAAGTCTGTCGGCGGATTCGGGTAGCTCGTAGCTACTGGGATGCTCATAATAATCCTGCCTGTCGGGGAGAACGAGAGCGAGCATTAGCCCTTTACAACACGCTGACCAAAGAACAAAAAGACGAAATTCCGCAACAGTTGCGAGTGTGGTTGCGCTACCGCAGTGAAAAATACTTTGGCGCACACCGCACACCACCCAAGTCC from Aerosakkonema funiforme FACHB-1375 includes these protein-coding regions:
- a CDS encoding NADPH-dependent oxidoreductase, which codes for MLTLRTWMLYQFGRAKWRFHRILNPRPFRAGVASGYGTDTFNLDSLWNETLTAMLSHRSIRAYLPDLLPPQTLELLIAAAQSAATSSNLQTWSVVAIEDPARKEILAQLAGNQAHIRQCPLFLVWLADLARLHHLAIQRGLPAQGLDYLEMFVTATIDAALAAQNATVAAESLGLGTVYIGGMRNHPEKVAETLQLPPHLFAVFGLCVGYLDPAKPAAVKPRLPQAAVLHRETYHLSQQAEAISEYNDIMQKFYESQRMNVAGDWVEHSLKRVATAQALNGRDRLKEILQKLGFPLL
- the arfB gene encoding alternative ribosome rescue aminoacyl-tRNA hydrolase ArfB codes for the protein MLQISNTVAIPEDEIEMSAVRSQGSGGQNVNKVATAIHLRFDIIASSLPDRYKERLLKLNDQRLTKEGVIVIKAQEHRTQEQNREEALQRLQDLIKSAIAVPKPRKKSKPTRSSQQKRLDSKTKRSQIKTLRGKVNDE
- a CDS encoding Precorrin-3B methylase, which translates into the protein MAKQEEPLTGEALIKEVCRRIRVARSYWDAHNNPACRGERERALALYNTLTKEQKDEIPQQLRVWLRYRSEKYFGAHRTPPKSKRKSK